In Prochlorococcus marinus str. MIT 1214, one DNA window encodes the following:
- the tsf gene encoding translation elongation factor Ts produces MSEITAKLVKELRDKTSAGMMDCKKALIENKGDMDKSIEWLRQKGIASAEKKSGRVAAEGAVGSYIHTGSRVGVLLELNCETDFVARGDLFQGLLRDLSMQVAACPGVEYVSVDQIPESIANKEKEIEMGRDDLSGKPDQIKAKIVEGRIGKRLKEMALLEQPFIKDSSINVEELVKQVAGKIGENIRVRRFTRYILGEGIEVQGADFAEEVASMTSG; encoded by the coding sequence ATGTCGGAAATAACAGCTAAACTCGTTAAAGAACTGCGAGATAAGACATCAGCAGGAATGATGGATTGTAAAAAAGCCCTTATCGAAAATAAGGGAGATATGGATAAGTCTATTGAGTGGTTAAGACAAAAAGGCATTGCTAGCGCGGAAAAGAAATCAGGTAGAGTCGCCGCTGAAGGTGCTGTAGGTAGTTACATTCATACAGGTTCTCGTGTAGGTGTTCTTTTGGAATTGAATTGCGAGACTGATTTTGTTGCTAGGGGTGATTTATTCCAAGGCCTCTTGAGAGACTTATCCATGCAAGTTGCCGCTTGTCCAGGTGTTGAATATGTAAGTGTTGATCAAATTCCAGAATCAATTGCCAACAAGGAGAAAGAAATAGAAATGGGAAGAGATGACCTCTCTGGTAAGCCTGATCAAATAAAAGCTAAAATCGTTGAAGGAAGGATAGGAAAGAGATTGAAAGAAATGGCTCTATTAGAACAGCCATTTATAAAAGATAGTTCAATAAATGTTGAAGAGTTGGTAAAACAAGTTGCTGGAAAAATCGGAGAAAATATAAGAGTTCGTAGATTCACAAGATATATACTGGGAGAGGGTATTGAGGTTCAAGGAGCTGACTTTGCAGAAGAGGTTGCATCTATGACCTCAGGTTGA
- a CDS encoding adenylate cyclase translates to MSKKKHLFDSNFDPLDQISLLKEKCNNISPLLYRVNSFYLEELRNFLPQTIKTTLFSLITDRLGDDFGFSTFSSRKKFQLKIDKLVSDNMSLITIEHLNELAKEIDEENIRHLNNAKDQMSNALNMKNDSENLESLTGTNSINISSIPPLENLSITEGWNGELKSPYSIDCKEPYLNTQVSESDYLINNSNNEYYSLKDDTNNSDTFNLRSKDIEILQSIFALTDESNLSQIDSEIEDSAYEPNATEDVKNNRFLPQSPIGLYEWMISIDTALVRRLRDLSHSINTELLKSGLVNTLVPINILDAALSGQLISSKSISNILTFKLPINNSLASGGLDIDCLLITPSDMEFDNPRLRKNRTNIKHYQNVLLGMIKQQRYWQARSIAEEVNKEWWKDTTKI, encoded by the coding sequence TTGTCTAAAAAAAAGCATTTATTTGATTCTAATTTTGATCCTTTAGATCAAATAAGTTTACTTAAAGAAAAATGTAATAATATATCCCCTCTCTTATATAGGGTTAATTCTTTTTATCTTGAGGAATTAAGAAACTTCCTGCCTCAAACTATAAAAACCACATTATTTTCTCTTATTACTGATAGGCTAGGAGACGATTTTGGGTTTTCAACATTCAGCTCAAGAAAGAAATTTCAATTGAAAATTGATAAATTGGTTTCAGATAATATGTCACTAATAACAATTGAACATTTAAATGAATTGGCTAAGGAAATTGATGAAGAAAATATTCGTCATTTAAATAATGCTAAAGATCAAATGTCAAATGCACTAAATATGAAAAATGATTCTGAGAATTTAGAATCATTGACTGGAACTAATTCTATTAACATTAGTTCAATTCCACCATTAGAGAACTTATCAATTACTGAAGGATGGAATGGAGAGTTAAAATCTCCATATTCAATAGATTGTAAAGAACCTTATTTAAATACTCAAGTATCAGAAAGTGACTATTTAATTAATAATTCAAATAATGAATATTATTCATTAAAAGATGATACTAATAATTCAGATACTTTTAATTTGAGAAGTAAAGATATTGAAATTTTACAGTCAATATTTGCATTGACTGATGAATCTAATTTAAGTCAAATAGATTCAGAAATAGAAGATTCAGCTTATGAGCCTAACGCTACTGAAGATGTGAAAAATAATCGTTTTTTACCACAATCACCAATTGGATTATATGAGTGGATGATTTCTATAGATACAGCTTTGGTTCGAAGATTGCGCGACCTTTCACATTCTATTAATACTGAGCTTTTAAAATCTGGATTAGTTAATACACTTGTCCCAATTAATATTTTGGATGCCGCTTTGTCAGGGCAACTAATTTCTTCTAAATCTATATCCAATATTCTTACTTTTAAGTTGCCAATAAATAATTCATTAGCTTCTGGAGGATTAGACATAGATTGCTTGCTAATTACTCCTTCGGATATGGAATTTGATAATCCGAGACTTAGAAAAAATAGAACTAATATCAAACATTATCAAAATGTACTCTTAGGTATGATTAAACAACAACGTTACTGGCAAGCTCGCTCCATAGCAGAAGAGGTTAATAAAGAATGGTGGAAGGATACAACCAAAATATAA
- the rpsB gene encoding 30S ribosomal protein S2: MAVVSLSEMMEAGAHFGHQTRRWNPKMSRYIYSARNGVHIIDLVKTAVCMNSAYKWTRGAARSGKRFLFVGTKKQASEVVAQEAIRCGAAYVNQRWLGGMLTNWTTMKARIDRLKDLERMESSGAIAMRPKKEGAVLRRELERLQKYLGGLKGMRRLPDVVVLVDQRRETNAVLEARKLDIPLVSMLDTNCDPDLCEIPIPCNDDAVRSVQLVLGRLADAINEGRHGPNE, encoded by the coding sequence ATGGCTGTAGTTTCTCTCTCTGAGATGATGGAAGCTGGTGCTCACTTTGGGCATCAGACAAGAAGATGGAATCCCAAGATGTCCCGTTACATCTATTCTGCTCGTAATGGGGTTCATATTATTGATTTAGTTAAAACGGCTGTTTGTATGAACAGCGCCTATAAGTGGACAAGAGGAGCTGCAAGGAGCGGTAAAAGATTCCTTTTTGTAGGGACTAAAAAACAAGCTTCCGAAGTGGTTGCTCAAGAAGCTATTAGGTGCGGAGCCGCTTACGTCAATCAAAGATGGTTAGGAGGTATGCTTACAAATTGGACAACAATGAAAGCCAGAATTGATAGGCTAAAAGATCTTGAAAGAATGGAATCGAGTGGTGCTATTGCAATGCGCCCTAAAAAGGAAGGAGCCGTATTACGTAGAGAATTAGAACGATTGCAAAAATACCTAGGTGGCCTTAAAGGAATGAGACGACTTCCTGATGTCGTCGTTTTAGTTGATCAAAGGCGAGAAACAAACGCTGTTTTAGAGGCTAGAAAACTTGATATCCCATTGGTCTCAATGCTTGATACTAATTGTGATCCAGATCTTTGCGAGATTCCAATACCTTGTAATGATGATGCTGTGCGATCTGTTCAACTCGTTTTGGGGAGATTAGCAGATGCTATCAATGAAGGGAGGCATGGCCCTAATGAGTAG
- a CDS encoding M15 family metallopeptidase codes for MKMRPWNNIKINECNEPLISIPKSISRLTPHPYMSLGAPYLSGADPWVLRKSVLKRLIRAQQYLSEINPKLQLALFDAWRPIAVQKFMFNYTIEETCMSKGIDINDLSVNGGVNDVIEEVGRFWAKPSTDPLTPPPHSTGAAIDLTLADMTCKPLDLGGEIDFIGPESSPDFYKKDSFGMPNSKLQVFQDRRYLLFSVMERAGFVQHPNEWWHFSYGDQLWSWLTKKGNAIYGSAFEVSKDITHSEPSFIT; via the coding sequence ATAAAGATGAGACCTTGGAATAATATCAAAATAAATGAATGTAATGAGCCTTTAATTTCTATTCCAAAATCCATATCTCGTCTAACACCTCATCCTTATATGTCGTTAGGCGCTCCATATTTAAGTGGTGCAGATCCATGGGTTTTACGTAAAAGTGTTTTAAAAAGATTGATACGTGCGCAACAATACCTTTCCGAGATTAATCCCAAACTTCAGTTGGCTTTGTTTGATGCCTGGAGACCTATAGCTGTCCAAAAATTCATGTTTAATTACACTATTGAAGAAACTTGTATGTCAAAGGGGATTGATATTAATGATCTTTCTGTCAATGGAGGCGTCAATGATGTAATTGAGGAAGTTGGTCGTTTTTGGGCAAAACCATCTACTGATCCTCTTACGCCGCCTCCGCACAGTACAGGCGCTGCGATTGATTTGACACTTGCTGACATGACTTGTAAACCATTGGATCTAGGTGGTGAAATAGATTTTATTGGACCTGAATCTAGTCCTGACTTTTATAAGAAAGACTCTTTTGGAATGCCTAATTCAAAACTTCAGGTTTTTCAGGATAGAAGATATCTTTTGTTTTCAGTTATGGAACGTGCTGGATTTGTTCAACACCCAAACGAATGGTGGCATTTTAGCTATGGCGATCAGTTATGGTCTTGGTTAACTAAGAAAGGTAATGCTATTTATGGGTCTGCAT
- a CDS encoding glycosyltransferase family 2 protein, with protein MLISVVIPTYNRLPILKKCLYALENQIMNFEIHNFEIVIVDDGSTDGTVDWLRNNIENYPHLRLFEQPHGGPALGRNLGVEKSKGDLIVFIDSDLVVDRYFLRNHIDSLLRAWKKLGNRKCFTYGSVINTSNFNNPNSEPFKIQDLSWAYFATGNVAIDKNVLEISGLFDTSFRLYGWEDLELGERLRNMGVKLIKCPRAIGYHWHPALALDQIPQLIRIEKERAKMGLVFYRKHPSLRVKFIIQYTCFHRCLWELLTFGGLINTKTLRPFLAFLIKNGQSGLAMELLRLPLNLIGVRQIFREASSIGLR; from the coding sequence ATGTTAATTAGCGTTGTTATACCCACTTACAACAGACTTCCGATACTAAAAAAGTGTCTATATGCATTAGAAAATCAAATTATGAATTTTGAAATTCATAATTTTGAAATAGTAATAGTCGACGACGGATCAACAGATGGGACAGTTGATTGGCTAAGAAATAATATTGAAAATTATCCTCATTTAAGACTTTTTGAACAACCCCATGGCGGGCCCGCTTTAGGCAGAAATCTTGGAGTAGAAAAGTCAAAAGGTGACTTAATTGTTTTTATAGATAGTGATTTAGTTGTTGATAGATATTTTCTAAGGAACCATATTGATTCCTTGTTAAGAGCCTGGAAAAAACTTGGCAACAGAAAATGTTTTACCTATGGATCTGTCATAAATACTTCTAATTTTAATAATCCAAATTCTGAACCTTTTAAAATTCAAGACTTGTCATGGGCGTACTTCGCTACTGGTAATGTTGCTATTGATAAAAACGTTTTAGAAATATCAGGACTTTTTGACACCTCTTTTCGGCTATATGGTTGGGAAGATTTGGAATTAGGAGAAAGACTAAGAAATATGGGAGTTAAACTTATCAAATGTCCAAGAGCTATCGGATATCATTGGCATCCTGCTTTGGCTCTTGATCAAATACCTCAGTTGATTCGAATTGAAAAAGAGAGAGCAAAGATGGGATTAGTCTTTTATCGTAAGCACCCAAGTTTGAGAGTGAAATTTATAATTCAATACACTTGTTTTCATCGTTGCCTTTGGGAATTGCTAACTTTTGGCGGACTTATCAATACGAAGACACTAAGACCTTTTTTGGCTTTTCTAATTAAGAATGGTCAATCTGGTTTGGCTATGGAATTGTTAAGACTTCCTCTCAATTTGATTGGAGTGAGACAAATTTTCAGAGAAGCATCATCAATTGGACTCCGATGA
- the recG gene encoding ATP-dependent DNA helicase RecG, with the protein MVEGYNQNISSTDSKSIPDGKSSELVSWIRSLQQALTVEVDHGFINIQGRNNKFSFFISGYLLGCPSTSINQRDFSKLKKLASDYEKYSSMSTNDRRRIIVQTRQILHSLYKYQEGVEKIESKKLRINSSTYQRSSSTDSLSLGGSISSIKGVGPKLAERLSSLGLILIRDLINYFPRDYVDYTSLKTIDKSQAGQNVTIVAKVRRCSSFKSPKNPNLSILELFIKDNTGGMKITRFFAGRRNSSIAYVKSQQSLYTVGATVAVSGLVKESRYGKSLNDPLIEIIDSPNSYLKSKSIGQIFPVYSLTEGITADKFRDLVQSILYLTSEIKEPLPNPTLKRLDLPTKKEAFFHIHNPENSETLTKAKRRIVFEEFLLLQLSLLLRRERHKKCNSPQLCIELSKNSLVRRFLRILPFTLTDAQKRVLKEIESDIVKSEPMSRLLQGDVGSGKTVIAISALLTAVQSGWQAALMAPTEVLASQHYQTLSKWIPQLELNVDLLTGSTPKSRRKEILTDLVNGSTKILVGTHALFEDPVVFERLGLVVVDEQHRFGVKQRNKLLNKGLQPHLLTMTATPIPRTLALTLHGDLDVSQLDELPPGRTPINTQLISPKDKKYAYDLIRSEINKGHQIYVVLPLIEESEKLELSSAVDVHHQLSTDVFSDFTVELLHGKMKGVEKQEVIRNFLNKKSDILVSTTVIEVGVDVPNASVMLIEDSDRFGLAQLHQLRGRVGRGASKSYCLLSHQNKNKLSRQRLEVLVNSNDGFEISEIDLRFRGPGQVLGTKQSGLPDFALASLADDAEVLELARNEARNILDSDPFLKNNSMLRSLIKEQWEKLKIGNKLN; encoded by the coding sequence ATGGTGGAAGGATACAACCAAAATATAAGCAGTACTGATTCAAAATCTATTCCTGATGGAAAATCGAGTGAACTAGTATCTTGGATTCGATCTTTACAACAAGCTTTAACAGTTGAAGTCGACCATGGATTTATTAATATTCAAGGAAGAAACAACAAATTTTCTTTTTTTATAAGTGGCTATTTATTAGGCTGCCCTTCCACAAGTATTAACCAAAGAGATTTTTCTAAATTAAAGAAATTAGCTTCAGATTATGAAAAATATTCATCTATGTCTACAAATGATAGACGAAGAATAATAGTTCAGACCAGACAGATTCTTCATAGCTTATATAAATATCAAGAAGGTGTGGAGAAAATAGAGTCAAAAAAATTAAGGATAAACTCATCAACCTATCAGAGAAGTTCATCAACAGATTCATTAAGTTTAGGAGGCTCTATTTCATCTATTAAAGGTGTTGGACCAAAACTAGCTGAAAGATTGTCTTCGTTAGGTCTTATCTTAATTCGTGATCTCATAAATTATTTTCCTCGTGATTATGTTGATTACACCTCATTGAAAACTATAGATAAAAGTCAAGCAGGTCAGAATGTCACTATCGTTGCAAAAGTTAGACGATGCAGTTCGTTTAAAAGTCCTAAAAACCCAAATCTTTCAATTCTTGAGTTGTTTATAAAAGATAATACAGGAGGTATGAAAATTACTAGATTTTTTGCAGGTCGTCGTAATAGTAGTATTGCATATGTAAAATCTCAACAAAGTTTGTACACAGTTGGTGCGACTGTGGCGGTAAGCGGGCTAGTTAAGGAAAGTAGATATGGCAAATCATTAAATGACCCTTTAATAGAAATTATAGATAGTCCTAATAGTTATTTGAAATCAAAATCTATTGGTCAGATATTTCCTGTTTATTCTCTAACTGAGGGAATTACTGCTGATAAATTCAGAGATCTAGTACAATCGATTCTTTATTTGACATCTGAAATAAAGGAGCCACTCCCTAACCCTACATTAAAAAGACTAGACCTACCTACGAAGAAAGAAGCTTTTTTTCATATTCATAATCCTGAAAATTCTGAGACTTTAACTAAAGCAAAAAGAAGAATTGTTTTCGAAGAGTTTTTATTGTTGCAGCTCAGTCTTCTATTAAGACGTGAACGTCATAAGAAATGTAATTCTCCTCAATTATGTATTGAGCTAAGTAAGAATAGCCTAGTTAGGAGATTTTTGAGAATTCTTCCTTTCACCCTCACAGATGCTCAAAAAAGGGTTTTGAAGGAAATTGAATCAGATATAGTCAAATCCGAACCAATGTCTCGGCTCTTACAAGGCGATGTTGGGAGTGGAAAAACCGTTATCGCTATTTCAGCCCTCCTCACTGCAGTTCAATCAGGATGGCAGGCTGCTTTAATGGCACCAACTGAGGTGCTTGCTTCACAACACTATCAAACATTAAGTAAATGGATTCCTCAACTTGAATTAAACGTTGATCTTTTAACAGGTTCTACCCCTAAGTCTCGGCGTAAAGAAATTCTTACTGATTTAGTAAATGGATCTACTAAAATTCTTGTAGGAACTCATGCATTATTTGAGGACCCAGTTGTCTTTGAACGACTTGGTCTTGTAGTTGTCGATGAGCAACATCGCTTTGGCGTTAAGCAGAGAAACAAACTTTTGAATAAAGGCTTGCAACCTCATTTGCTAACCATGACTGCTACACCCATTCCTAGGACATTGGCACTTACTCTCCATGGTGATCTCGATGTAAGTCAATTAGATGAACTTCCCCCTGGTCGAACTCCTATTAATACTCAGCTGATATCACCTAAAGATAAAAAGTACGCATATGATTTAATAAGGAGTGAAATCAATAAAGGACATCAAATTTATGTTGTTCTACCTTTAATTGAAGAATCCGAAAAACTTGAACTAAGCTCAGCTGTTGACGTACATCATCAATTGTCTACTGATGTTTTTTCAGATTTTACTGTTGAATTACTTCATGGAAAAATGAAAGGTGTAGAAAAGCAAGAGGTCATTCGTAATTTTCTTAACAAAAAGAGTGACATATTAGTTTCTACTACGGTTATAGAAGTAGGTGTTGATGTTCCAAATGCCAGTGTAATGTTAATAGAAGATTCTGATCGTTTTGGACTTGCTCAATTGCATCAATTAAGAGGCCGTGTTGGGAGGGGGGCATCGAAGTCATACTGCCTGTTAAGCCATCAAAATAAAAATAAGTTGTCTCGACAAAGATTGGAAGTTTTGGTTAATTCCAATGACGGATTTGAAATTTCTGAAATTGACTTGCGTTTTCGTGGACCAGGACAAGTCTTAGGTACTAAACAATCAGGGTTGCCTGATTTCGCCCTGGCATCATTAGCTGATGATGCTGAAGTACTTGAACTTGCGCGGAATGAGGCTCGAAATATTTTAGATTCTGATCCTTTTCTTAAAAATAATTCTATGCTTCGTTCGCTAATAAAAGAACAGTGGGAAAAGCTGAAAATTGGTAATAAATTAAATTAA